A DNA window from Pogona vitticeps strain Pit_001003342236 chromosome 2, PviZW2.1, whole genome shotgun sequence contains the following coding sequences:
- the RBM22 gene encoding pre-mRNA-splicing factor RBM22, which produces MATSLGSNTYNRQNWEDADFPILCQTCLGENPYIRMTKEKYGKECKICARPFTVFRWCPGVRMRFKKTEVCQTCSKLKNVCQTCLLDLEYGLPIQVRDAGLSLKDDMPKSDVNKEYYTQNMEREIMNSDGTRPVGALGKATSTSDMLLKLARTTPYYKRNRPHICSFWVKGECKRGEECPYRHEKPTDPDDPLADQNIKDRYYGINDPVADKLLKRASTMPRLDPPDDKTITTLYVGGLGDTITETDLRNHFYQFGEIRTITVVQRQQCAFIQFATRQAAEVAAEKSFNKLIVNGRRLNVKWGRSQAARGKEKEREGITESGIKLEPVPGLPGALPPPPAAEEEAASANYFNLPPSGPPAVVNIALPPPPGIAPPPPPGFGPHMFHAMGHPPPFMRAPGPIHYPSQDPQRMGAHAGKHNSP; this is translated from the exons ATGGCCACGTCTCTGGGGTCGAACACGTACAATCGGCAGAATTGGGAGGACGCG GATTTTCCCATTTTGTGCCAGACATGTCTTGGAGAAAATCCCTATATTCGAATG ACCAAAGAGAAATATGGAAAAGAATGCAAG ATTTGTGCCAGGCCGTTCACGGTGTTTCGGTGGTGCCCGGGTGTACGGATGCGCTTTAAAAAGACAGAAGTGTGTCAGACGTGCAGCAAACTGAAGAATGTTTGTCAAACCTGCCTTCTTGACCTAGAATATG GTTTGCCTATCCAGGTTCGAGATGCTGGACTCTCGCTTAAAGATGATATGCCAAAATCTGATGTTAATAAGGAATATTACACCCAAAATATGGAAAGAGAG ATCATGAATTCTGATGGCACCCGACCTGTTGGTGCTCTAGGAAAGGCAACATCCACCAGTGACATGTTACTCAAACTAGCTCGGACCACCCCATACTACAAACGTAACCGGCCACATATCTGTTCATTCTGGGTGAAAGGAGAATGCAAAAGAGGAGAAGAGTGTCCCTACAG GCATGAGAAACCTACAGACCCAGATGATCCTCTGGCTGATCAGAACATTAAAGATCGTTACTATGGTATTAATGATCCAGTGGCTGACAAGCTTCTCAAACGAGCTTCCACAATGCCACGTCTTGACCCACCTGATGACAAGACAATTACAACATTGTAcgttggtggcctgggtgacaCTATCACTGAGACGGACCTTAG GAATCACTTCTACCAGTTTGGTGAGATTCGGACAATAACTGTGGTGCAGAGGCAACAGTGTGCGTTTATCCAGTTTGCTACACGGCAAGCTGCAGAAGTGGCAGCAGAGAAGTCCTTCAACAAGTTGATTGTTAACGGGCGGAGGTTGAATGTGAAATGGGGCAG GTCTCAAGCAgccagagggaaagagaaagaaagagaagggatcACAGAATCGGGTATAAAGCTGGAGCCAGTCCCTGGACTACCAGGAG ctcttcctcctcctcctgcggcAGAAGAAGAGGCAGCTTCGGCAAACTACTTCAATCTACCTCCCAGTGGTCCTCCAGCTGTAGTAAACATTGCCCTGCCGCCACCGCCTGGCATTGCTCCCCCACCACCTCCag GATTTGGACCACACATGTTCCATGCGATGGGTCATCCACCACCATTCATGAGAGCCCCGGGTCCCATCCACTATCCTTCTCAAGATCCACAGAGGATGGGTGCCCATGCAGGAAAGCACAACAGCCCCTAA
- the MYOZ3 gene encoding myozenin-3 has translation MFPVPQLDLRKEQHTPVHAIVKQIVEEDGPQLDLGKKVSVPQDLMVEELSLPINRGSRLYQKRQKRVQRFVLEPPVGYHLISSRTVEEGGSTEAGYNDVGAAEGRMSAHNAEWKENCQDGPHSAASGGGGPPKVPKKTSKVFKMSKALNPNSIAPGYNGPLKEVPHEKFNRTAIPKGYQSPWQEFLSSEDYKVDSENRLPELPRKVSTFDVRSFNRTPTPFGGPVLNDAFPRFEMGDDHADTMNSLELMLNRPSFNRTPLGWIQVMPESEDL, from the exons ATGTTTCCTGTTCCACAGCTGGATCTCAGGAAGGAGCAGCACACACCCGTCCATGCCATAGTGAAACAGATTGTGGAAGAAGATG GTCCACAGCTAGACTTGGGAAAGAAGGTCAGTGTCCCTCAGGATCTGATGGTGGAAGAGCTCTCCCTGCCAATAAACAGGGGTTCTAGGCTGTACCAGAAGAGGCAGAAAAGGGTGCAGCGATTTGTGCTGGAGCCTCCTGTGGGCTACCATTTG ATCTCGAGCAGAACAGTCGAGGAAGGAGGAAGCACAGAGGCAGGCTACAACGATGTGGGAGCAGCAGAAGGACGAATG TCTGCCCATAATGCAGAGTGGAAGGAGAACTGCCAGGATGGACCTCACTCAGCCgcttcaggaggaggaggacccccAAAAGTaccaaagaaaacaagcaaagtaTTTAAGATGAGCAAAGCCCTGAATCCTAACTCCATTGCTCCAG GTTATAACGGGCCTCTAAAGGAAGTGCCTCATGAGAAGTTCAACAGGACAGCCATTCCCAAAGGTTACCAGTCTCCTTGGCAGGAGTTCCTTAGCAGCGAAGATTATAAGGTGGACAGTGAGAACCGCTTGCCTGAACTTCCCAGGAAAGTCAGCACTTTTGATGTTAGGAGCTTTAACAG GACTCCAACGCCATTTGGAGGACCAGTGCTGAACGACGCGTTCCCTAGATTTGAGATGGGCGACGATCATGCAGATACCATGAACAGCCTGGAGCTTATGTTAAACAGACCCAGTTTTAATAGAACACCTCTGGGCTGGATACAGGTTATGCCAGAGTCAGAGGATTTGTAG